A genome region from Lonchura striata isolate bLonStr1 unplaced genomic scaffold, bLonStr1.mat Scaffold_149, whole genome shotgun sequence includes the following:
- the LOC110474848 gene encoding uncharacterized protein LOC110474848, whose amino-acid sequence MVPSSGLQHAAGTSYRYKLQCLWSQVRQIARERDKARLGLEKAERHCQQLGRELDEQCIALEHTQSKLRNFQAEMEAKELLLQQAVSHQAKLEAATRLLQGKEANLQGRLNHVMNENTQLQNKVTEMAEKLSASEEMVLELQKELNHIVKDKLEQGEPHSPEFLKQSERFAEIVLEYERQCQVLHDQNRALRRELQRLRLQLQESRAEGALPAAEMSLPVEELQEQLQDLRVQLETKSEKGKEELCHPDVKMPQLGCEPPEHKFGHSHGPGTAQLQSQSLLEAEWLQGAEIAARLEHHQRHAACWMEMELLQQQLQASQEKLLEAKANLSLAQAQHTLQLQQAKAQINNMVPKKQFEQLQNTLREEQCKTQQLQESLQLQAEQACRQLVRTQEEHEQLLQAAVEQAEVLEQSLRNAEALLAERAAQLRDAQAQLSRNKLLIEELRGENRRFAMALQAAELKQKNMEEKNQLLEEQASALKQLIGKITPASLSG is encoded by the exons ATGGTCCCCAGCAGTGGCCTCCAGCATGCAGCTGGCACCTCCTACAGATACAAACTGCAGTGCCTCTG GAGCCAGGTGAGGCAGATCGCCAGGGAGAGGGACAAGGCGAGGCTTGGTTTGGAGAAGGCAGAGAGacactgccagcagctgggcagggagctggatGAGCAGTGCATCGCTCTGGAGCACACCCAGAGCAAGCTCAG GAATTTTCAGGCAGAAATGGAGGCAAAAGAGCTGCTTTTGCAGCAAGCAGTGAGTCACCAGGCAAAGCTGGAGGCTGCTACACGGCTCCTCCAGGGCAAAGAGGCCAACCTGCAAGGGAGACTCAACCATGTGATGAAT GAGAACACACAGCTACAAAACAAGGTCACAGAGATGGCTGAGAAGCTGTCAGCCTCTGAGGAAATGGTGTTGGAGCTGCAAAAAGAACTCAACCACATTGTGAAGGATAAG ctggagcagggggagccccacagcccagaGTTCCTGAAGCAGAGTGAGCGCTTTGCCGAGATCGTCCTGGAGTACGAGCGGCAGTGCCAG GTGCTGCACGACCAGAACAGAGCGCTGCGAAGGGAGCTGCAAAGGCTGcgcctgcagctgcaggagagcagggctgagggagcgctgccagcagcag AAATGTCACTCCCAGTGGAGGAGCTccaagagcagctgcaggacctGAGGGTGCAGCTGGAAACCAAG AGTGAGAAAGGCAAGGAGGAGCTCTGTCACCCGGATGTCAAGATGCCTCAGCTGGGCTGTGAACCCCCTGAGCACAAGTTTGGTCACAGCCatggccctggcactgcccagctgcAGAGCCAGAGCCTTCTGGAGGCTGAGTGGCTGCAAGGAGCAGAGATTGCTGCAAGGCTGGAGCACCACCAGAGGCATGCAGCATGTTGGATGGAGATGGAGCTgctccaacagcagctccaggcctCACAGGAAAAG CTTTTGGAAGCCAAAGCCAACCTGAGCCTGGCCCAGGCCCAGCACACTCTGCAGTTGCAGCAGGCCAAGGCCCAGATAAACAACATGGTGCCAAAGAAGCAGTTTGAGCAGCTGCAGAACACCTTGAGAGAGGAACAGTGCAAgactcagcagctccaggaaagcCTCCAGCTGCAGGCTGAGCAAGCATGCAGGCAGCTGGTCAGGACCCAG GAGGAACATgaacagctgctgcaggcagctgtggAGCAGGCAGAGGTGCTGGAACAGAGTCTGAGGAATGCTGAAGCTCTGCtggcagagagggcagctcagcTCAGAGATGCCCAG gcccagctctccaggaACAAACTATTGATTGAAGAGCTCCGTGGAGAGAACAGGAGGTTTGCAATggccctgcaggctgctgagcTGAAGCAGAAGAACATGGAAGAGAAGAACCAGCTGTTGGAAGAACAAGCCTCAGCTCTAAAGCAGCTTATTGGAAAAATCACACCAGCATCTCTGAGTGGGTGA
- the GINS1 gene encoding DNA replication complex GINS protein PSF1, giving the protein MAAERGLELVRELHRAAGGHLPPFRTEEMRQALEEMRALYERNQADVSEAKAGRTDLIFLIRFRHCCLLRNQRCLLAYLYDRLLRIRALRWEYGSVLPNTIQFHMSAEEVEWFNRYKKSLATYMRSVGGEEGLDLTQDIKPPKSLYIEVRCLRDHGEFEVDDGTTILLKKNSQHFLPRWKCEQLIRQGILEHVLS; this is encoded by the exons ATGGCGGCGGAGCGCGGCTTGGAGCTGGTGCGGGAGCTGCACCGCGCGGCCGGCGGGCACCTCCCGCCCTTCCGG ACGGAGGAGATGCGGCAGGCGCTGGAGGAGATGCGGGCGCTGTACGAGCGGAACCAGGCGGACGT GTCCGAAGCGAAGGCGGGACGGACGGACCTGATTTTCCTCATCCGGTTCCGACACTGCTGCCTGCTCCGGAACCAGCGCTGCCTCCTGGCCTACCT GTATGACCGGTTGCTACGGATCCGAGCACTGAGGTGGGAGTATGGCAGCGTTCTGCCCAACACCATCCAGTTCCACATGTCAGCTGAGGAA GTAGAGTGGTTCAATCGGTACAAAAAGTCTCTGGCTACCTACATGAGGTCAGTaggaggagaggaggggctGGACCTCACACAGGACATCAAACCTCCTAAAAGCCTGTACATTGAA GTGCGGTGTTTAAGAGACCATGGGGAGTTCGAGGTCGATGATGGCACTACCATCCTGTTGAAGAAGAACAGCCAG CACTTCTTACCCCGCTGGAAATGTGAGCAGTTGATCAGACAAGGAATCCTGGAGCATGTTCTGTCCTAA